The following are from one region of the Zetaproteobacteria bacterium genome:
- a CDS encoding response regulator, giving the protein MSDGAPRILVVDDSMMIRLTVKRTLTGVDFQVVEAADGKIGLDTALAAAEAGEPFDLILTDLNMPNMDGLTMIQNLRATDTYAETPIVMLTTESGEEKKAVGHESGISAWLVKPFKPDALIELVGSMLF; this is encoded by the coding sequence ATGAGCGATGGAGCACCCAGGATCCTGGTCGTCGACGATTCGATGATGATCCGGCTGACCGTCAAGCGCACCCTGACCGGTGTCGATTTCCAGGTGGTGGAGGCGGCCGACGGCAAGATCGGGCTGGATACGGCGCTGGCCGCGGCCGAGGCGGGCGAGCCGTTCGACCTGATCCTGACCGACCTCAACATGCCCAACATGGACGGGTTGACCATGATCCAGAACCTGCGCGCGACCGACACCTACGCCGAGACGCCGATCGTCATGCTGACCACCGAGTCGGGGGAGGAGAAGAAGGCGGTCGGCCACGAGTCGGGCATCTCCGCCTGGCTGGTCAAGCCGTTCAAGCCCGATGCGCTGATCGAGCTGGTGGGAAGCATGCTCTTCTGA
- a CDS encoding hybrid sensor histidine kinase/response regulator, giving the protein MDEELLSEFLTESNENLAEIEQQLMDLENDPQNEELLAAIFRTIHTVKGSCGFIGLSKLEKVAHAGENLLSRIRATHFAVTEDIVSLLLENADAIKGILEHLEREGCEPDVDHSQLINRLQAAERLVAAMAEQGEGVAPPPKEEPAAQEGGDGGAGPDPATILAGWAADYSQELRDCLAAAGLATPQQIVDAGFAKLKELDAFTPADALKLLGTAKAAVAAGNADGAIAEPPPEEKKEPKSAPKAEAQPAAADSGAAEVKQGEITQPKQAAKAPSAPAPAKKPAAKAGPPAAQPQRKPAGAGSVRVDVELLDELMNQVGELVLTRNRLMQMVTTMGSMELMRVGRDVDQITEQLQEKLLRTRMQSIQSIWSSVPRIVRDIGKQLEKKIKVVMHGEETELDRTILNALKDPLTHIIRNSCDHGIELPAVRRELGKPEEGTLTLSAKQESGFILINIQDDGAGIDPQKIKNKAVAMGVITEEQAAAMPDKAALQLIFNPGLSTAEKVSNISGRGVGMDVVKTSIEKVGGTTEIMSEVGRGTTLRIRIPLTLAIISAMIVGVRGHRLAVPQMSVQELLNAPEESEDWRLIAGRPFFRLRGKLLPILRLSDCLKLPERRRKRKEGEEVKIDPMQDQRQVNAGSIVVVDVGDQPFGVLVDEIIGAEEIVVKPLGVHFEHLKLYGGCSILGDGRVVPILDCNGLAGMLQKTEEHDVTAYAMEEEGARFGQEALQHTLIYKQGDQRYAIPMALVERLENFPADRIERSSKGEVLQYRGAVIPVLRWGDLVGAPSVDGEDIYCLILSDGHKRMALQVEDVIDILEIPLDIKMASDSPLFLGTAVIQDLATEVVDVFEVVKQVDPNWFQRNKREEAEVKLKVLYAEAAPFFRNLVVPVLETLNLEIWQASDGAEAVRILEERTPDLILTDIEMPNMDGYELATWVREHPHLAEIPIVALTATPPDEDDEARRSLFTEILLKFDRQSIEEFLREHLDNIGVRGEFDSL; this is encoded by the coding sequence GTGGACGAAGAACTGCTCAGCGAGTTTCTGACCGAAAGCAACGAGAACCTGGCCGAGATCGAGCAGCAGTTGATGGATCTGGAGAACGATCCCCAAAACGAGGAGCTGCTCGCCGCCATCTTCCGCACCATCCATACCGTCAAGGGAAGCTGCGGCTTCATCGGCTTGAGCAAGCTGGAGAAGGTGGCCCACGCCGGTGAGAACCTGCTCTCGCGCATCCGCGCCACCCACTTCGCCGTCACCGAGGACATCGTCTCACTGCTGCTGGAAAACGCCGACGCCATCAAGGGGATCCTGGAGCATCTGGAGCGCGAGGGGTGTGAGCCGGACGTCGACCACTCGCAGCTGATCAATCGATTGCAGGCGGCGGAGCGGCTGGTCGCCGCCATGGCCGAACAGGGCGAAGGGGTCGCCCCCCCGCCGAAGGAGGAGCCCGCCGCGCAGGAGGGGGGCGATGGTGGAGCCGGTCCCGATCCCGCGACGATCCTCGCCGGCTGGGCGGCCGACTACAGCCAGGAGCTGCGCGACTGCCTGGCCGCCGCCGGTCTGGCCACGCCGCAGCAAATCGTCGATGCCGGCTTCGCCAAGCTGAAGGAGCTCGACGCCTTCACCCCTGCCGACGCGCTCAAGCTGCTCGGCACCGCCAAGGCGGCGGTGGCCGCGGGCAACGCCGACGGCGCCATCGCCGAACCGCCGCCCGAGGAGAAGAAGGAGCCGAAGAGCGCCCCCAAAGCGGAGGCGCAGCCCGCTGCGGCCGACTCCGGCGCGGCCGAGGTGAAGCAGGGGGAGATCACCCAGCCCAAACAGGCGGCCAAGGCACCGTCGGCGCCGGCGCCGGCGAAGAAGCCGGCGGCCAAGGCCGGCCCGCCGGCGGCACAGCCGCAGCGCAAGCCGGCCGGGGCCGGCAGCGTCCGGGTCGACGTCGAGCTGCTCGACGAGCTGATGAACCAGGTGGGCGAGCTGGTGCTGACCCGCAACCGGCTGATGCAGATGGTCACCACCATGGGCTCGATGGAGCTGATGCGGGTGGGGCGCGACGTCGACCAGATCACCGAACAGCTGCAGGAGAAACTGCTGCGCACCCGCATGCAGAGCATCCAGAGCATTTGGAGCAGCGTGCCGCGCATCGTGCGCGACATCGGCAAGCAGCTGGAGAAGAAGATCAAGGTGGTGATGCACGGCGAGGAGACCGAGCTCGACCGCACCATCCTCAACGCCCTCAAGGATCCGCTGACCCACATCATCCGCAACAGTTGCGACCACGGTATCGAGCTGCCGGCCGTCCGGCGCGAGCTGGGCAAGCCGGAGGAGGGGACCCTCACCCTCTCGGCCAAGCAGGAGTCGGGCTTCATCCTGATCAACATCCAGGACGACGGTGCCGGGATCGACCCGCAGAAGATCAAGAACAAGGCGGTGGCCATGGGGGTGATCACCGAGGAACAGGCCGCGGCCATGCCCGACAAGGCGGCGCTGCAGCTCATCTTCAACCCCGGCCTCTCCACCGCCGAGAAAGTGAGCAACATCTCCGGCCGCGGCGTCGGCATGGACGTGGTCAAGACCTCGATCGAGAAGGTGGGCGGCACCACCGAGATCATGAGCGAGGTCGGCCGCGGCACCACGCTGCGCATCCGCATCCCGCTGACCCTGGCGATCATCTCGGCGATGATCGTCGGCGTGCGCGGCCACCGGCTGGCGGTGCCGCAGATGAGCGTGCAGGAGCTGCTCAACGCCCCGGAGGAGTCCGAGGACTGGCGGCTGATCGCCGGCCGCCCCTTCTTCCGACTGCGCGGCAAGCTGCTGCCCATCCTCCGGCTGAGCGATTGTCTGAAGCTGCCGGAGCGGCGCCGCAAACGGAAGGAGGGCGAGGAGGTCAAGATCGACCCGATGCAGGATCAGCGGCAGGTCAACGCCGGCTCGATCGTGGTGGTCGACGTGGGCGACCAGCCCTTCGGCGTGCTGGTCGACGAGATCATCGGCGCCGAGGAGATCGTGGTCAAGCCGCTGGGGGTCCACTTCGAGCACCTCAAGCTCTACGGCGGCTGCAGCATCCTCGGCGACGGCCGGGTGGTGCCGATCCTCGACTGCAACGGCCTGGCCGGCATGCTGCAGAAGACCGAGGAGCACGACGTCACCGCCTACGCCATGGAGGAGGAGGGGGCCCGCTTCGGTCAGGAGGCGCTGCAGCACACCCTGATCTACAAGCAGGGGGATCAGCGCTACGCCATCCCGATGGCGCTGGTCGAACGGCTGGAGAACTTCCCCGCCGACCGGATCGAGCGTTCGAGCAAGGGGGAGGTGCTGCAGTACCGCGGCGCGGTGATCCCGGTGCTGCGCTGGGGCGACCTGGTCGGCGCGCCGTCGGTCGACGGTGAGGACATCTACTGCCTGATCCTCTCCGACGGCCACAAGCGGATGGCGCTGCAGGTGGAGGATGTGATCGACATCCTGGAGATCCCGCTGGACATCAAGATGGCCTCCGACTCGCCGCTCTTCCTCGGCACGGCGGTGATCCAGGATCTGGCCACCGAGGTGGTCGACGTCTTCGAGGTGGTCAAGCAGGTCGATCCCAACTGGTTCCAGCGCAACAAGCGCGAGGAGGCGGAGGTCAAGCTCAAGGTGCTCTACGCCGAGGCCGCCCCCTTCTTCCGCAACCTGGTGGTGCCGGTACTGGAGACGCTCAACCTGGAGATCTGGCAGGCTTCCGACGGCGCCGAGGCGGTGCGCATCCTCGAGGAGCGCACCCCCGACCTGATCCTGACCGACATCGAGATGCCGAACATGGACGGCTACGAGCTGGCCACCTGGGTGCGGGAACACCCCCATCTGGCGGAGATCCCGATCGTGGCGCTCACCGCCACCCCGCCGGACGAGGACGACGAGGCCCGGCGGTCGCTCTTCACCGAGATCCTGCTCAAGTTCGACCGGCAGTCGATCGAGGAGTTCCTGCGCGAGCATCTCGACAACATCGGCGTACGCGGCGAGTTCGACAGCCTGTAG
- a CDS encoding response regulator: MKALVVDDAKVVRVSLGRIMKQLGYEVLEAADGAQAIEQIEAHPDTTVVMLDWNMPVMNGYDFLVELRSRPEHGSEPKVIMVTTETGMGQMLKALAAGADEYIMKPFDKDMVISKMEILGLEIKQD, translated from the coding sequence ATGAAAGCGCTTGTGGTGGATGATGCCAAGGTGGTGCGGGTCTCGCTCGGCCGCATCATGAAACAACTCGGCTACGAGGTGCTGGAGGCGGCCGACGGCGCCCAGGCGATCGAACAGATCGAGGCCCACCCCGACACCACGGTGGTGATGCTCGACTGGAACATGCCGGTGATGAACGGCTACGACTTCCTGGTCGAGCTGCGCAGCCGGCCGGAGCACGGCAGCGAGCCCAAGGTGATCATGGTCACCACCGAGACCGGGATGGGCCAGATGCTCAAGGCGCTGGCCGCCGGCGCCGACGAGTACATCATGAAGCCGTTCGACAAAGATATGGTGATCAGCAAGATGGAGATCCTCGGCCTGGAGATCAAGCAGGATTGA
- the cheB gene encoding chemotaxis-specific protein-glutamate methyltransferase CheB translates to MNTQKIRVLIVDDSVVFRNFLRKCLTDLGDIEVVGIARDGVDALEKIKSLKPEVVTLDMEMPRMTGMEVLAELGGRDDNVEVVVVSGANRNDAERTVKALEAGAFDFVVKPTSDDPDPAATLKKVLNEKIALAARKVRLAGRRRGAPPPAAPPRRAPTRIEEQRRKMAEQRKQAAAAAAPPGVVPGKLRPRTLKGRPDIIAIGSSTGGPKALHAFFSELPGNLPVPLVLTQHMPKLFLVSLAKRINDTCPPDCVIAEEGMVLRPGVIHVAPGDRHMEIVRSRGGLAVHLDDGPKVHHCKPAVDPMFFSLARLAPQIKTLAVVLTGMGADGAAGAMEIGNRGGHVIVQDEKTSVVWGMPGATFKMGAAHEVHPLDLIDEAVLRFFNGGG, encoded by the coding sequence GTGAACACACAGAAGATCCGCGTCCTGATCGTCGACGACTCGGTCGTCTTCCGCAACTTCCTGCGCAAGTGCCTGACCGACCTCGGGGATATCGAGGTGGTCGGCATCGCCCGCGACGGCGTCGACGCGCTGGAGAAGATCAAGAGCCTCAAGCCGGAAGTCGTCACGCTGGACATGGAAATGCCGCGCATGACCGGCATGGAGGTGCTGGCCGAGCTGGGCGGCCGCGACGACAACGTCGAGGTGGTCGTGGTCAGCGGCGCCAACCGCAACGACGCCGAGCGGACGGTCAAGGCGCTGGAGGCGGGCGCCTTCGACTTCGTGGTCAAGCCGACCAGCGACGACCCCGATCCGGCGGCCACCCTCAAGAAGGTACTCAACGAGAAGATCGCCCTCGCCGCCCGGAAGGTGCGTCTGGCCGGCCGCCGTCGGGGCGCACCGCCGCCCGCGGCGCCACCCCGGCGCGCCCCCACCCGCATCGAGGAGCAGCGGCGGAAGATGGCCGAGCAGCGCAAACAGGCGGCGGCCGCCGCGGCGCCCCCCGGAGTGGTTCCAGGAAAGCTGCGGCCGCGCACCCTCAAGGGGCGGCCGGACATCATCGCCATCGGATCGAGCACCGGCGGGCCCAAGGCGTTGCACGCCTTCTTCTCGGAGCTGCCGGGCAACCTGCCGGTGCCGCTGGTGCTGACCCAGCACATGCCCAAGCTCTTCCTGGTCTCGCTGGCCAAGCGGATCAACGACACCTGCCCGCCCGACTGCGTCATCGCCGAAGAGGGGATGGTGCTCAGACCGGGAGTGATCCACGTCGCACCCGGCGACCGCCACATGGAGATCGTCCGCTCCAGAGGCGGCCTGGCGGTCCATCTCGACGACGGCCCCAAGGTGCATCACTGCAAGCCGGCGGTCGACCCGATGTTCTTCTCGCTGGCCAGGCTGGCGCCGCAGATCAAGACGCTGGCCGTCGTCCTCACCGGCATGGGGGCCGACGGCGCCGCGGGCGCGATGGAGATCGGCAACCGCGGAGGCCATGTGATCGTGCAGGACGAGAAGACGAGCGTGGTTTGGGGAATGCCCGGCGCCACCTTCAAGATGGGTGCCGCCCACGAGGTCCACCCGCTCGATCTGATCGACGAGGCGGTGCTGCGCTTCTTCAACGGAGGTGGCTGA
- a CDS encoding protein-glutamate O-methyltransferase CheR, which translates to MSDREFEYISSFLLKNSGIVVKKDKMYLLRSRLQPLLRKHKIPSLDALAQQIRKDERSALAHAVVDAMTTNETLFFRDQYPYEALKTLIFPELVHKKGPGTRINIWSAAASRGQEGISIALTAMESVPQADRRVHILGTDLSDEALAYANEGLYTQMEVQRGMPVKMLVRFFNQEGTNWRICPEIKAMLTYKKANLVSDQLGAVVRPHGPFDVVFLRNVLIYFTVEERKRVIDRIAAQMVKGGYLITGATEVAQGFRSQWQMIPFKTKRLWQLR; encoded by the coding sequence ATGAGCGACCGGGAGTTCGAGTATATCAGCTCCTTCCTGCTGAAGAACAGCGGCATCGTGGTCAAGAAGGACAAGATGTACCTGCTGCGCTCGCGGCTGCAGCCGCTGCTGCGTAAACACAAGATCCCCTCGCTCGACGCACTGGCCCAGCAGATCCGCAAGGACGAGCGTAGCGCGCTGGCCCACGCGGTGGTCGATGCGATGACCACCAACGAGACCCTCTTCTTCCGCGACCAGTACCCCTACGAGGCGCTGAAGACCCTGATCTTCCCCGAGCTGGTCCACAAGAAGGGGCCGGGGACGCGGATCAACATCTGGTCGGCGGCCGCCTCACGCGGCCAGGAAGGGATCTCCATCGCCCTGACTGCGATGGAGTCGGTGCCGCAAGCCGACCGCCGGGTCCACATCCTCGGCACCGACCTCTCCGACGAGGCGCTGGCCTACGCCAACGAAGGGCTCTACACCCAGATGGAGGTGCAGCGCGGCATGCCGGTCAAGATGCTGGTGCGCTTCTTCAACCAGGAGGGGACCAACTGGCGCATCTGCCCGGAGATCAAGGCGATGCTCACCTACAAGAAGGCCAACCTGGTCTCCGACCAGCTCGGCGCGGTGGTCCGCCCACACGGGCCGTTCGATGTCGTCTTCCTGCGCAACGTACTGATCTACTTCACGGTGGAGGAGCGCAAGCGGGTGATCGACCGCATCGCCGCCCAGATGGTCAAGGGGGGCTACCTGATCACCGGCGCCACCGAGGTGGCGCAGGGCTTCCGCTCGCAGTGGCAGATGATCCCCTTCAAGACCAAACGGCTGTGGCAGTTGCGCTGA
- the hisA gene encoding 1-(5-phosphoribosyl)-5-[(5-phosphoribosylamino)methylideneamino]imidazole-4-carboxamide isomerase, with amino-acid sequence MADDPLQDQTAVAVALNPAASTADGSAAGPFSFLLIPAIDLKGGHCVRLRQGRMDTATDYGDDPAAMALRWQQAGAQRLHLVDLDGAFAGRPANREAVAAVCRAVKIPVQLGGGVRDLATIEAMLALGVDRVILGSAAAADPELVEEACRAFPDRVCVGIDARDGRVAVHGWGETTEIAAADLARRFSDAGVAAIIYTDIARDGMLTGPNIAATVALARSISTPVIASGGIACLDDVLALAAHSLDGIAGAITGRALYEGRLDLAGALTALAARAPSP; translated from the coding sequence GTGGCAGATGATCCCCTTCAAGACCAAACGGCTGTGGCAGTTGCGCTGAACCCGGCCGCATCCACCGCCGACGGCTCCGCTGCGGGGCCGTTTTCGTTTCTGCTCATCCCGGCGATCGACCTCAAGGGGGGCCACTGCGTGCGGCTGCGCCAGGGGAGGATGGATACGGCCACCGACTACGGCGACGATCCGGCGGCCATGGCGCTGCGCTGGCAACAGGCCGGTGCGCAGCGGCTCCACCTGGTCGATCTCGACGGCGCCTTCGCCGGCCGGCCGGCCAACAGGGAGGCGGTCGCCGCCGTCTGCCGGGCGGTGAAGATCCCGGTGCAGCTCGGCGGCGGAGTGCGCGACCTGGCCACCATCGAGGCGATGCTCGCGCTCGGCGTCGACCGGGTGATCCTCGGCTCGGCGGCGGCGGCCGATCCAGAGCTGGTCGAGGAGGCCTGCCGCGCCTTCCCCGACCGCGTCTGTGTCGGCATCGACGCCCGCGACGGCCGGGTGGCGGTCCACGGCTGGGGCGAGACGACCGAGATCGCCGCCGCCGATCTGGCCCGCCGCTTTAGCGACGCCGGGGTGGCGGCGATCATCTACACCGACATCGCCCGCGACGGCATGCTCACCGGGCCGAACATCGCCGCCACCGTCGCGCTGGCCCGCTCCATCTCCACCCCGGTGATCGCCTCCGGTGGCATCGCCTGCCTCGACGACGTGCTGGCGCTGGCCGCACACAGCCTCGACGGGATCGCCGGCGCCATCACCGGGCGGGCCCTCTACGAAGGGCGGCTCGACCTGGCCGGAGCACTCACCGCCCTGGCGGCGCGGGCGCCTTCCCCCTGA
- the hisF gene encoding imidazole glycerol phosphate synthase subunit HisF, with translation MLRKRIIPCLDVAGGRVVKGVQFVDLVDAGDPVEAALRYDAQGADELAFLDIRASHEHRETLYHMVEEVAACIFMPLTVGGGVGSLEDIERLLHAGADKVSINSAALRRPELVEEAARRFGSSTIVVAIDARRSGDHWECYTHGGRRPTGIDAVDWARRMSDAGAGEILLTSMDADGTRAGYDLALTRAVVDAVSANVVASGGVGTLRHLVEGLTVGGADAVLAASIFHFGSHTIAEAKEELMRCGIPVRPPPRSAAPRER, from the coding sequence TTGCTGCGCAAGCGGATCATCCCCTGCCTGGATGTCGCCGGCGGCCGCGTGGTCAAGGGGGTCCAGTTCGTCGATCTGGTCGACGCCGGCGATCCGGTCGAGGCGGCGCTGCGCTACGACGCTCAGGGGGCGGACGAGCTCGCCTTCCTCGACATCCGCGCCAGCCACGAACACCGCGAAACGCTCTACCACATGGTCGAGGAGGTGGCCGCCTGCATCTTCATGCCACTCACCGTCGGCGGCGGGGTCGGATCGCTGGAGGATATCGAGCGCCTGCTCCACGCCGGCGCCGACAAGGTATCGATCAACTCGGCGGCGCTGCGCCGCCCGGAGCTGGTGGAGGAGGCGGCCCGGCGGTTCGGCTCCTCCACCATCGTGGTGGCGATCGACGCCCGGCGGAGCGGCGACCACTGGGAGTGCTACACCCACGGCGGACGCCGCCCCACCGGGATCGACGCCGTCGACTGGGCACGGCGGATGAGCGACGCCGGCGCCGGCGAGATCCTGCTGACCAGCATGGACGCCGACGGCACCCGGGCCGGCTACGACCTCGCGCTCACCCGGGCGGTGGTCGACGCCGTCTCCGCCAACGTGGTCGCCTCCGGCGGCGTCGGCACCCTGCGCCACCTGGTCGAGGGGCTGACCGTCGGCGGCGCCGACGCGGTGCTCGCCGCCTCGATCTTCCACTTCGGCAGCCACACCATCGCCGAGGCCAAGGAGGAGCTGATGCGCTGCGGCATCCCGGTCCGCCCGCCGCCGCGATCCGCCGCACCCCGGGAGCGGTGA